attcataatatcgtctggaggggcacacagcttttgtccgtgacaatatataggcctattatatgatatagttaTCTATGtacaatatgatattatttatagagctccaggactcccgccggatcACCCGGAGTGTTATTGAATATTTAGCCCACAGCACACGGCAAAAAGCTGTgcgcgcctcgccattgcgatacatccactgtaacaCGAGCGCACGGTGAGcctaccgtggccgcaagcaccatccaccttgacccgcctctaaaaaacggcacgtttgtggaaagctctttgtgggactggctcatagtggctgtaattTCTGCAACAAGGCTGAATTAACACACTTCTCCAAGACAAGTTACTAcgacacactctcactcttcTTCTTACTTGACTGTAACACTGAGTTGATTCAACCATTTCAAACTGTAGAACAGTTCAGCTATTCTAATTTGATCTAACTttattgtgtatgtatgttttatcACATTAGCTATTTCTTTAACTCTTAAACTTTTTTGGATTTCAACCATTTGGAATTTTCCAAATGGTATGAATGTGTCCGTTAACTCCTCGTTTCACTTGATGCAAGCCATTCAACATTTATTTACGTCTTTAAATATGCAGCTTTATTAAACCATATTTTCAaactcactttgcactacagcactcaatgcattttctagtgGTCGTTATGGTCCTCAACATGCGCGCAGATTCATGCGCGCAGATGTTACTAGGGACGGGGGGGATATGACGCCCTCAGATTcatagtgacccccccccccccgtttgtgTGCCACGACTAATGGTGCGTTCCCGTCGTGCATGAATGTCGGTATTTCCGAGCTCCAAGTAAGAATTTGAAtcagaacccccacccccccccccccccccccgtgaagTCGGATCTCCAACTCGGAAAGTCAGATATTAATCTCACCAGCCAGACATAGAATTCATGCTATATTCTACTCATGTAAACAGTAGTTAGTTACATGTTTTGTTGTACGTTTGTGAGGCTGGGAAGCACTGGGAGCACTCAAATTTGGGGTTACGTTGTTTCGAGCTCCAAGTTCCGACTTTCAGTGTAAATTGAACACACCATAAATTGAACTCACTCCCCAGGGTCCTAAAGAGGATGGCACTTGCGGCTGTACCTGTTGCGGTGATCATTGTCTACTATGACAGAGCGGGTGCTTCATGAAGAAACAAAATGAAGAAGCAAAAAACAATCAGAGCGTTTattcaaaaaacaaacatattaaacGGCATTTGCTCTTACCTGAAATAGGctcaatgtaaaataaaagtatttttaggCCGTAGGTGAACAGcttgaatgtttttttcatttttatgtataatcttattttaacaaaaaaaatcctaaatacATTTTGAGTGTGCCTGGCTCTGGCCCATATATTAATACCTTGTCATTCTCTTTAGATAGCTACCTAGCGCTAGCATATTAATACCATTTCATTCTCTGTAGCTAGCAAGAGATTGTTGATGGTGGTGCCCATATCATCTGCTGAGGCTGAGCGCAGTTTCTGGGTTACGCAGATTGAAGACTTTGCAATCAATCATGATGCAAAAAAGACTCAATGGCATTGCTGTGAGGCATATTCACCAAGAGAGGCTTGACAGACTGGACAGAAAAGAAATTGCCCAGAGAGTATGTTAATAATAgtttatagtaggcctactgtaataGGCCTAGTAATGATTATGGCAATACTATAAGTACTGTAACAGGCCTCGTAATGAGCATGGTAATACTGGTTTAAAGTACTTTAATAGGCCAGTAATGAGTACTATGTTAATTATAGTTTTAAGGAGATTAATAGGCCTAGTATTGAGTATGGTAATAATAGTTTAAAGTACTGCAATAATGAGTATGTTAATAATAGTTTAAAGTACTTTAATAGGCCTTGTAATGATGGTAGCTTCATTATGACGTCACGGGAATGAAACCTGTggagaaaatacaaaataaacactaAGACACGCAGCTTGTGTGATAATGCTATTATTTGTCTAGAGGATTTGCATTTCCCTTAGGAGAGAACTGTTTTTAGTTGTGGTtataactctcactctccccgtGCTGTTGGCTCGTTGCATTGCTAAGGCTGGACTAGTCTATTCATTTTAAAAAATTTTACACGACAGGGAAGGGAGGTCAGAAGGCTaaggttaaaggcacccagtgcaactttcgaggcttaaaaataaacattcaatttctagtcttttttacacgtagtaagtttcaataactccataccattacataccgacatttaagcagcaaagatgagacgtcgttgtgtggtgagaactgatacaaaatcgataacaacaacaatgccgccattttctttattttttgtaacctacaataaataaagcaggcttccagtcaatggaaaaatggcttctccccaccggcgattgttgttgtttacgattttctatcagttctcaccacacaacgacgtctcatctttgctccttgaatgtcgatatgtaatggtatggagttattgaaacttactacgtgtaaaaaagactagaaattgaatgtttatttttcattgaatgtttacataaagttgcactgggtgcctttaagagtcACGGTTGGCTACTGAAATTAGTTATAgatatatccatccatctatctatctatctatctatctatctatctatctatctatctgatgaagagaaagttctctcggagacacgtcggacagcgaaatatttgatttaatcttaaggcatgatcatgggaaaagtactggcagcaaagttaccaagaaTACATTCAACGAGACAATAGAtgaacaagattcttatagTGAAACGTTTTCATTGATGGTAGGGAGTTGGAGTGACTTAAGGCCAAGTAAATTTGTAATACAATAGGTGGTaattggacatgtctgcaggtctgtaagacatggctgtaaacAAGTTTACACAACAATGAAGTCAGTCAATTGGCCTGTTCTCAATACCAGACTgactggctccagtgggaactcAAATCCGAATTACCTTAACCACTCTCAGTtaaaagagaggaagggatgtgtTTTAAGGTgcagggagaatgtatacagttccttctaatgtgcatgataattatataaacaaggttaatataatttgtatatgattgtatatttatagttatgattgatatttccacgacactatctatctatctatttactacgtatctctctctctctctctctctctctctctctctctctctctctctctctctctctctctctctctctctctctctctctttctatatatatatatatctttatatcttTAATATATACACACCCAGGAGACCAGGAGCAGTGCTGTGGGGTCGAACTTCGAGAGGGCCCACTCAAACCTCTCCTCCATTCTGGCGAACCATCGGACACGGCTGCAGCAAGAGAGGTAGTCCCTCGATGAACACAAGAGCGCCGCGGGGAAGAGTCCTCCAGGCGTTTGGGGGAGTTCCTGAGCCGGCAGGGAACACAGGTGGGCCCAACTTTCCTTGTCACTCACGGTCTGGTTCAGAGGCGGTGTGGCCATCTGGAAGATCGGGAAGTTTCCTGTATTAGAGTGAGCCTGCTCTCAATGGCCTTCcctgaataaataaagtttcaataaataaacattatGTCCAGAAGCCATAACaatgtccatgtgtgggcaggTTAACTGCGACCCCAGCGGCTTCACGGTCCACGTGGACGTGAAGCTCTTCAGCCCGGAGGACCTGCTGGTCAAGGTCAGCGGGGACTTCGTGGAGGTCCAGGGGAAGCACGAAGAGAAGAAGGTGGGCACTTTGGgcgcatgttttttttatcacttATAGGTATAGAAAACACTTTGAATACCTTGGTGGGcaacgaaccccccccccaaccctaaccctaaccctgtagcAGTAtagatcataataataaataatacaataaaataaagtaagtattgtagaatgttggtatattttagtgtctctctgttgttcatatttctagtctagggacaggccagggcctcgcatactgatacaaggtgttctgccattgttatgtctcaacaaggttgaaccgacctggtcctccgggacatagccagggccagataccttatcaatgctgagagtgtgtctgttttcgtgttattcatatatcccctttttgtataatactcgccccaacctttggttcgacgagaagagggttcgacagccaaggaacaagtcatcgaccaccgggtccactatagattattcaacctaaatctgtatctcgctgtattacatcctggaataaaccatctattcaaccctctaatccaacctgtcaagctgctttgatttcgacttcaagaattactactacgactgaaaatacacaacgcagagtctgtccgaacagtttagaaataagctgaaatctaacagtaTATTAAGAGAAACTAAGACATTAGTAACAAGTAAAGCCTAA
This genomic window from Gadus macrocephalus chromosome 15, ASM3116895v1 contains:
- the LOC132473680 gene encoding alpha-crystallin B chain-like; this translates as MSAERRGEESSRRLGEFLSRQGTQVNCDPSGFTVHVDVKLFSPEDLLVKVSGDFVEVQGKHEEKKKDGSGTMTRQFSRRYRISPEGILIIFAPMLRWSL